The proteins below come from a single Terriglobales bacterium genomic window:
- the lpxA gene encoding acyl-ACP--UDP-N-acetylglucosamine O-acyltransferase, with product MPIHPTAIVDSDAMIPQSCTIGPYCIVGAGVELGESCELISHVVLHGPTRMGTNNRIFPFAVVGIEPQDISYRGEATRLDMGDNNVIRESVTINRGTLKGGGVTRIGNDVLIMAYTHIGHDCQIGDHAMLINAATLAGHVTVEEWAVVGALCPVHQFVRIGAHSYIGGGTTITQDVLPFSRTSAVRDVHAFGMNSVGLERRGFSPERIRKIHHAYKILLASRMNTSQALAKLKAEPDRGEDVEMLIRFIETSERGVIK from the coding sequence ATGCCCATTCATCCTACAGCGATAGTCGATTCGGATGCGATGATCCCGCAATCTTGCACAATCGGTCCATACTGCATCGTAGGTGCTGGCGTGGAGCTAGGTGAATCCTGCGAGCTCATCTCCCATGTCGTGCTCCACGGCCCCACTCGTATGGGCACGAACAATCGAATCTTTCCCTTTGCCGTGGTAGGCATCGAACCGCAGGACATCAGCTATCGCGGAGAGGCCACACGGCTGGATATGGGCGACAACAACGTGATTCGCGAGTCGGTGACCATCAACCGCGGAACCCTCAAGGGTGGCGGGGTCACGCGCATCGGGAACGATGTCCTGATCATGGCATACACCCACATCGGCCACGATTGCCAGATCGGAGATCATGCCATGCTGATCAACGCCGCTACCCTGGCTGGCCATGTCACCGTGGAAGAGTGGGCGGTGGTAGGCGCGCTTTGCCCGGTACACCAGTTTGTGCGTATCGGTGCACATTCCTACATCGGCGGAGGAACCACCATTACCCAGGACGTGCTGCCTTTTTCCAGGACCAGCGCCGTTCGTGACGTGCATGCCTTCGGCATGAATTCGGTAGGATTGGAACGGAGGGGCTTTTCGCCCGAGAGGATCCGCAAAATTCATCATGCCTACAAGATCCTGCTGGCTTCCAGGATGAACACTTCCCAGGCGCTGGCCAAGCTCAAGGCAGAGCCGGATCGTGGCGAAGATGTGGAGATGCTCATCCGCTTCATCGAAACCTCTGAGCGTGGCGTGATCAAATAA
- a CDS encoding OmpH family outer membrane protein, whose protein sequence is MTSYAQRTLLPLLLLSAAGFAQAASPAAPSASQLSNKIGIISIQDAILATNEGQRDFQQLQKKFEPKQTELANLNREIDDLKKQLNTQGDKMNDDARATLVKNIESKQKNLQRSFEDAQNEYQTQQNELAQKIGVKLMDVVDKFAKQNNYGLILDVSGQQSPVVWAGQSTNITKEIVDLYNAQSGVAAPVGASSSAKPPTSAVRPTPGGGAATGGAKPATPGTSSSKPTTTPPATTKPQ, encoded by the coding sequence ATGACTAGTTACGCTCAACGCACACTTCTGCCCTTGCTGCTGTTATCGGCTGCCGGTTTTGCGCAGGCGGCTTCGCCTGCAGCGCCGTCAGCATCTCAGCTGTCCAACAAGATTGGTATTATCAGTATTCAGGACGCGATCCTGGCGACTAATGAGGGCCAGCGCGATTTCCAACAGCTGCAAAAGAAATTCGAACCTAAGCAGACTGAACTGGCGAACCTGAATAGGGAAATCGACGACCTGAAGAAGCAGCTCAACACCCAGGGCGACAAGATGAACGATGACGCCCGCGCCACTCTGGTCAAGAATATCGAATCCAAGCAAAAGAATCTGCAGCGCTCGTTCGAGGATGCCCAAAACGAATACCAGACCCAGCAGAACGAACTGGCGCAAAAAATTGGCGTCAAGCTCATGGACGTAGTGGACAAATTCGCCAAGCAGAACAACTACGGCCTTATTCTGGACGTTTCCGGTCAGCAGAGCCCGGTAGTTTGGGCGGGCCAGTCGACCAACATCACGAAAGAGATCGTTGATTTATATAACGCGCAATCGGGGGTTGCCGCTCCCGTCGGGGCTTCCAGCAGCGCAAAACCGCCAACCTCGGCCGTGCGGCCCACACCTGGTGGTGGAGCGGCGACCGGCGGTGCCAAGCCTGCGACCCCGGGAACCAGTAGTTCAAAGCCGACGACTACGCCGCCCGCTACGACTAAGCCGCAGTAA
- a CDS encoding DUF2085 domain-containing protein, producing MLAIAAVAAPVLLHFNFPFAAVSLRLFFASVCHQDANRCFAVFAIPIAVCARCLGIYAGAVAGFLLKTERTTAVQALIGFAVINLVSALAELAGLTVGNRLRFCLGVGLGAAAANLLGSRPRITRIEAVESQFIGN from the coding sequence TGGCCATCGCAGCCGTGGCCGCACCCGTGCTGCTTCATTTCAATTTCCCATTTGCAGCCGTGAGCTTGCGGCTCTTCTTCGCGAGCGTGTGTCATCAGGATGCAAACCGCTGTTTCGCTGTTTTCGCCATTCCGATTGCGGTTTGCGCAAGATGCCTGGGGATCTATGCGGGAGCGGTGGCGGGCTTTTTGCTGAAAACCGAGCGCACGACAGCGGTTCAGGCATTGATCGGTTTCGCAGTCATCAATCTGGTCAGTGCGTTGGCAGAACTGGCTGGACTGACAGTAGGGAACAGGTTGCGCTTCTGCCTGGGAGTTGGATTGGGAGCAGCAGCAGCGAATCTGCTGGGGAGCAGGCCGCGGATTACGCGGATAGAAGCGGTTGAGAGTCAATTCATTGGGAATTGA
- a CDS encoding aspartate carbamoyltransferase catalytic subunit, which produces MKATGRTASKPARSSRKTPTLPAARDSSNALHPRTVHPGGLLGIEPLSWDQILAILHQAAKFKTSPRSSLLQGKRLVLLFYEPSTRTRVSFEFAAKALGATTSLVSAAASSIEKGESLIDTGYTLTALGAQAIVIRHPSSGAPHLLARHVPVPVINAGDGMHEHPSQALLDAFTILQQKKKLQGLRVAMVGDIFHSRVVRSDVHLLTKAGAEVVLCGPQELVPELATSLAPHVSITRELKTALEGADVIIALRIQKERLAGLQISLDEFIERYQIRLDRLAWAKKGVLLMHPGPIIRGLELTSDVADAQQSVILDQVHNGVAVRMAILARALGASHVR; this is translated from the coding sequence ATGAAGGCGACTGGACGCACTGCTTCTAAACCAGCGCGTAGTTCGCGAAAAACCCCCACCCTTCCTGCCGCTCGCGATTCCTCCAACGCTCTTCACCCTCGCACTGTGCACCCTGGAGGCCTGCTCGGAATCGAACCGCTCTCTTGGGACCAGATTTTGGCCATCCTCCATCAGGCGGCTAAGTTCAAGACTTCTCCTCGGTCATCGCTCTTGCAAGGCAAGCGGCTCGTCCTGTTGTTCTATGAGCCTTCTACTCGCACTCGAGTCTCCTTCGAGTTCGCGGCCAAGGCTCTTGGTGCTACTACATCCCTGGTTTCTGCCGCCGCTTCCAGCATTGAAAAAGGGGAATCCCTGATCGATACCGGCTATACCTTGACCGCCCTTGGAGCACAGGCCATCGTGATCCGCCATCCGTCATCCGGGGCGCCGCATTTGCTGGCGCGCCACGTTCCCGTGCCGGTCATCAACGCCGGAGATGGAATGCACGAGCATCCTTCACAGGCCCTGCTCGATGCCTTTACCATTCTCCAACAGAAGAAAAAACTGCAAGGACTGCGAGTTGCCATGGTGGGGGACATCTTCCACAGCCGGGTGGTGCGCTCTGACGTACATCTGCTTACCAAGGCAGGGGCAGAAGTGGTGCTCTGCGGCCCACAGGAGCTGGTACCAGAGCTGGCCACCAGTCTGGCGCCACACGTCAGCATCACGCGCGAGTTGAAGACCGCCCTGGAAGGCGCAGACGTCATCATTGCTCTGCGAATACAAAAAGAACGTTTGGCTGGCTTGCAAATTAGTCTCGACGAATTCATCGAGCGCTATCAGATACGGCTCGACCGGCTCGCCTGGGCCAAAAAGGGTGTGTTACTGATGCATCCCGGGCCGATCATTCGCGGTCTCGAGCTGACTTCCGACGTGGCCGATGCCCAACAGTCGGTAATTCTTGATCAGGTTCACAATGGCGTGGCGGTGAGGATGGCGATTCTGGCGCGAGCGCTCGGAGCCAGCCACGTACGATGA
- a CDS encoding Gfo/Idh/MocA family oxidoreductase — translation MEAENLPVAVIGAGAFGRNHARVYHELQESGYPVELVAVVDTDLPRAQIVAAPFRALAFGSLGEALRSAKIDAASVAVPTDRHLEVARALMENSIDVLIEKPLAASLAQADEIAAIAKHTGRLVQVGHLERFNPAVRATLPLLTQPMFFEVHRLSVFSPRSLDVDVVLDLMIHDLDIVLAFVKSPVREIRAVGLPILSHKVDIANVRMEFESGCVANFTASRVSTERVRKLRFFQPRQYISIDYSRQEVLAFTVTAGPDSLIDSAQPAGSASRINSPSAAGTPAMAGQKFGPASAMLTGAAVLAQAGITFSKPAVEQQEPLRAELSSFLEAVRHRTQPEVSLAEGRRALEVALLVQSAIEEHAHRFDLRALQPGS, via the coding sequence ATGGAAGCTGAAAACCTGCCTGTCGCAGTCATCGGAGCCGGCGCTTTCGGGCGCAACCATGCCCGCGTCTATCACGAACTGCAGGAATCGGGATATCCAGTCGAACTGGTTGCGGTGGTGGACACGGATCTCCCTCGTGCTCAGATTGTTGCCGCACCATTTCGGGCTCTGGCATTCGGATCTCTCGGGGAAGCGCTTCGCTCTGCAAAGATCGACGCTGCCTCGGTGGCAGTTCCCACTGACCGCCACCTCGAGGTCGCTCGTGCCTTGATGGAAAATTCCATTGACGTTCTTATCGAGAAACCACTGGCCGCCTCCCTCGCACAGGCTGACGAAATCGCGGCCATAGCTAAACATACCGGACGTCTGGTGCAGGTTGGGCATTTGGAGCGATTCAACCCAGCGGTACGCGCCACCTTGCCTCTGCTGACCCAGCCGATGTTCTTCGAGGTGCATCGGCTCAGCGTCTTCAGTCCCCGCTCACTGGATGTGGACGTCGTGCTTGACCTCATGATCCACGACTTGGACATTGTGCTGGCTTTCGTAAAGTCGCCGGTGCGCGAGATACGGGCTGTGGGATTGCCAATTCTTTCCCACAAAGTGGATATCGCAAATGTGCGAATGGAGTTTGAGTCCGGCTGTGTTGCCAACTTCACCGCCAGCCGGGTAAGCACGGAGAGAGTGCGCAAGCTGAGATTTTTTCAGCCGCGACAGTATATTTCCATCGATTACTCGCGACAGGAGGTTCTGGCATTCACTGTTACCGCTGGCCCTGATTCATTAATCGACAGCGCACAACCGGCCGGTTCAGCCAGTAGGATTAACTCGCCCTCGGCCGCGGGAACCCCGGCCATGGCTGGGCAGAAATTCGGGCCGGCTTCCGCAATGCTCACCGGCGCCGCGGTCTTGGCACAAGCGGGGATCACCTTCTCCAAGCCGGCTGTGGAGCAGCAGGAACCGCTACGAGCGGAGTTAAGCTCTTTTCTCGAGGCAGTTCGCCACCGTACCCAGCCAGAAGTCTCGCTTGCGGAAGGACGGCGCGCTTTGGAAGTGGCCCTGCTCGTGCAATCCGCCATCGAGGAACATGCCCATCGATTCGACCTGCGGGCGCTTCAGCCAGGCAGCTAG
- the bamA gene encoding outer membrane protein assembly factor BamA: MLLLAQFAGAQQDVIRDIVIHGSRRIPQETIHARLTVKRGDIYDPIEVERDFNSLWNTGYFEDIRIEREQAPEGGWILHVYVKEKPTIREIKYEGLSSVSQSDVLDRFKERKVSLTQESQYDPTKVKKAEVVLKELLAEHGRQFATIRSEVRPIPPAAVGLTFVIKEGPKVKVGNIKFEGNPHESSRYLRSSMKNLKPIGIPHSIFLENLFSKTYDASKLEEDAERVRDAYQQKGYFKAVVQTPKTEIHDTSGFHFPIVQKGGGKAVDITMPIEEGDRYRLGTISFSGNKAVTNTDLLRRLIPMKDGDIFNVELMRKGIKNLRDAYGELGYINFTPVPDTEIDEDKKVINLKFDLDEGKQYFVRRIEFKGNTTTRDKVIRRELALEEGNVYNSKRWEFSLLRLNQLGYFEPFKPEQDTEIKQDNQNGTVDLTLKVKEKGKNSIGLNGGVSGLSGSFIGITYETNNFLGLGETLTVQASVGDLSRNVLFGFTEPYMFDRPLRLGFTVFTNRYDYNQAKQTEVVAGQKVNLPESVLQTLQNYSQSSTGFTVSASYPLRRSLKSVGITYSFSSSSIEVFSDFSRLYFQELNFRNVSGPDALKGIITSKVVPSFTMNTINNPQHPMYGRSIFLGGEISGLGGNVSAIRPIVEYKQFIPMRGLKHVARQDARQALGFRLQGSFLTGYGGRVAPPFERFYLGGDTDLRGFDIRTVSPVAFFVERQDVPLVNASDPCVSQGTYPTGCTGVLKDPNNPRRGTVAIPLPVSRIIFPGGDTSLVSNLEYRMPIAGPVTLAPFVDFGMNFVVRESQLQINQTQLASLNSTAFGCPSLDVTFNCVGGSNLNFNGQLKIASGTNYAPRMSTGLELQVIMPVINAPFRIYYAYNPLRIDQVTVTPNAITRSMFPVGGAGDTTFQLVQRNLNPNYTISEPKKTFRFTVSTTF, from the coding sequence TTGCTTCTCCTGGCTCAGTTCGCTGGCGCCCAACAGGACGTCATTCGCGATATCGTGATCCACGGCAGCCGCCGCATTCCGCAGGAAACCATCCATGCCCGGCTCACCGTGAAGCGAGGTGATATTTATGACCCAATCGAAGTAGAGCGTGACTTCAATTCGCTCTGGAACACCGGCTATTTTGAGGACATCCGCATCGAGCGGGAACAAGCGCCTGAGGGCGGCTGGATTCTTCACGTCTATGTAAAAGAAAAACCCACGATCCGCGAAATCAAGTACGAAGGTCTCAGTTCGGTTTCACAATCCGACGTCCTGGATCGTTTCAAGGAACGCAAGGTCAGTCTTACCCAGGAAAGCCAGTACGATCCGACCAAGGTAAAAAAAGCGGAAGTGGTGCTGAAGGAGCTCCTGGCCGAGCACGGCCGCCAATTTGCCACCATCCGCTCGGAAGTGCGGCCTATACCCCCCGCCGCTGTCGGGTTGACCTTCGTCATCAAGGAAGGCCCCAAGGTCAAGGTGGGCAACATCAAGTTTGAAGGTAACCCCCACGAGAGCTCGCGCTACCTGCGTAGCTCGATGAAAAACCTGAAGCCCATCGGCATCCCGCATAGCATCTTCCTGGAAAATCTATTTTCCAAAACCTACGACGCCTCCAAGCTGGAGGAGGACGCCGAGCGGGTACGAGATGCCTACCAGCAAAAGGGTTATTTCAAAGCCGTAGTGCAGACCCCTAAAACCGAGATTCACGACACCAGTGGATTCCACTTCCCCATCGTTCAGAAAGGCGGCGGCAAGGCAGTTGATATCACCATGCCTATAGAGGAGGGGGACCGCTACCGCCTGGGCACGATCAGCTTTAGTGGCAACAAGGCAGTCACTAACACTGACCTGCTTCGCAGACTGATTCCCATGAAAGATGGTGACATTTTCAATGTGGAGCTGATGCGCAAAGGCATCAAGAACCTGCGCGATGCCTACGGCGAGCTGGGATACATCAACTTCACCCCGGTTCCCGATACTGAGATAGACGAAGACAAGAAAGTAATCAACCTGAAGTTTGACTTGGATGAGGGAAAGCAGTATTTCGTCCGCCGCATTGAGTTCAAGGGCAACACCACCACTCGCGACAAAGTGATACGCCGTGAGTTGGCGCTGGAAGAGGGCAACGTCTACAACAGCAAGCGCTGGGAATTCAGCTTGCTTCGCTTGAATCAGTTAGGCTATTTCGAACCCTTCAAACCCGAGCAGGACACTGAGATCAAGCAGGACAATCAGAATGGCACCGTCGACCTTACCCTGAAGGTGAAGGAAAAAGGCAAAAACAGCATCGGTCTTAATGGCGGTGTGAGTGGTCTGTCCGGCTCGTTTATTGGAATCACCTATGAAACCAACAATTTTCTTGGTTTGGGCGAGACCCTCACAGTCCAAGCCTCGGTAGGCGACCTCTCGCGCAACGTTCTGTTTGGTTTCACCGAACCTTACATGTTCGATCGGCCGCTGCGCTTAGGCTTCACGGTTTTCACCAACCGCTATGATTACAACCAGGCTAAACAGACCGAGGTCGTTGCCGGGCAGAAAGTCAATCTTCCAGAAAGCGTTTTGCAGACTCTGCAGAACTACAGCCAGTCGAGCACCGGATTCACCGTGTCGGCGAGCTATCCACTGCGTCGCTCCCTGAAGAGCGTGGGCATCACTTATTCGTTCTCCTCATCATCGATTGAAGTCTTCAGCGACTTCTCACGCCTCTATTTCCAGGAGTTGAATTTCCGCAACGTGTCTGGTCCGGATGCTCTGAAAGGGATCATCACCAGCAAAGTCGTTCCCAGCTTCACCATGAATACCATCAACAATCCACAGCACCCCATGTATGGCAGGAGCATTTTCTTAGGCGGGGAAATCTCTGGGCTTGGGGGTAATGTCTCGGCCATACGGCCGATCGTCGAATACAAGCAGTTCATTCCCATGCGTGGTCTGAAGCATGTTGCCAGGCAGGATGCCAGGCAGGCGCTGGGATTTCGTTTGCAGGGCAGCTTCCTGACCGGCTACGGCGGACGTGTAGCCCCGCCTTTTGAGCGCTTCTACCTTGGTGGAGATACTGACCTTCGCGGGTTCGACATCCGCACCGTTTCCCCGGTTGCCTTTTTCGTCGAGCGGCAGGACGTTCCCCTGGTGAACGCCAGCGATCCCTGCGTCAGCCAGGGAACTTATCCCACCGGCTGCACTGGAGTCTTGAAGGATCCAAATAATCCCCGGCGGGGTACGGTCGCCATACCCTTGCCCGTAAGCCGCATCATTTTTCCGGGCGGCGACACCAGCCTGGTCAGCAACTTGGAATACCGGATGCCCATTGCCGGCCCCGTGACCCTGGCGCCCTTTGTCGATTTCGGCATGAACTTCGTGGTGCGCGAATCCCAGCTGCAGATCAATCAGACCCAACTGGCAAGCCTCAATTCCACCGCATTTGGTTGTCCTTCGCTCGATGTTACGTTTAACTGCGTTGGCGGCTCCAATCTGAACTTCAATGGCCAACTGAAGATTGCTTCTGGGACCAATTACGCTCCCCGCATGTCCACCGGGCTCGAATTGCAAGTCATTATGCCGGTAATCAATGCCCCGTTCCGCATCTACTACGCTTATAACCCGCTACGTATCGACCAGGTCACAGTGACTCCCAACGCCATTACTCGCAGCATGTTCCCGGTTGGGGGCGCAGGCGACACTACGTTCCAACTGGTGCAGCGAAACCTGAATCCCAACTACACCATCAGCGAGCCCAAAAAGACCTTCCGCTTTACTGTGAGCACCACGTTCTAG
- the lpxI gene encoding UDP-2,3-diacylglucosamine diphosphatase LpxI (LpxI, functionally equivalent to LpxH, replaces it in LPS biosynthesis in a minority of bacteria.), whose protein sequence is MDRLGLIAGNGRFPFLVLEAAKARGLEVVVAAIKEEASPEIEQQGAAAVHWLSLGELSRLIETFKQAGIARAVMAGQVKHKQIFSSIRPDWRLAKLLLGLRTRNTDALIGAVARVLADEGITLVNSAEMLEPLLAKAGILTARSPSQQERADIEYGRAVARHLAQYDIGQTVVVAGAACVALEAMEGTDATIERAGKIMATLAPAGAASTLDRNLVVVKVAKPKQDMRFDVPVIGVRTMEVMQRAGATCLAVDAGKCLLIDGDNVLNAANLSGIAIQAD, encoded by the coding sequence ATGGACAGGCTGGGTCTGATTGCCGGAAATGGACGTTTCCCTTTTCTCGTCCTGGAGGCTGCCAAGGCTCGGGGATTGGAGGTAGTGGTAGCGGCCATCAAGGAAGAGGCCTCTCCCGAGATTGAACAACAGGGTGCGGCGGCAGTGCACTGGCTCTCGCTAGGGGAGCTCTCCCGCCTGATCGAAACCTTCAAGCAGGCGGGCATCGCACGCGCTGTAATGGCTGGGCAGGTAAAACATAAGCAGATCTTCTCCAGCATTCGTCCTGATTGGCGGCTGGCTAAGCTGCTTCTGGGATTGCGAACCCGCAATACCGATGCCCTTATTGGCGCTGTGGCTCGCGTACTTGCCGACGAAGGCATCACGCTGGTCAACTCCGCCGAGATGCTCGAGCCGCTGCTGGCCAAAGCCGGAATCCTGACAGCCCGCAGCCCCAGCCAACAGGAGCGCGCCGATATCGAGTACGGACGTGCGGTCGCACGCCACCTGGCGCAATATGACATCGGGCAGACCGTGGTGGTTGCAGGAGCAGCCTGCGTTGCCCTCGAAGCCATGGAGGGAACCGACGCTACCATAGAGCGAGCTGGAAAGATCATGGCGACACTGGCCCCAGCAGGAGCAGCCTCCACTTTGGATCGCAACCTGGTGGTGGTGAAAGTGGCCAAACCAAAACAGGATATGCGCTTTGACGTCCCGGTAATCGGCGTAAGGACAATGGAGGTAATGCAGCGAGCTGGGGCTACTTGCTTGGCCGTGGATGCCGGAAAATGTTTGCTGATCGATGGAGATAACGTCCTTAATGCTGCCAACCTGTCGGGAATAGCTATCCAGGCCGATTGA
- a CDS encoding dihydroorotase → MTPVVQMTKRVARKTSSSEGANSLLIRGGHVIDPASDLDDLVDVLLRDGKVAAINPSRNLQQSAGEVFEARGLIVAPGFIDLHVHLRQPGQDYKETIATGTAAAAAGGFTAVCAMPNTVPVNDSPEITSWMQEPGRDAIVTVFPVAAATVESKGERLTNYAALRQAGAVAVSDDGHPVLADNIMEMALREARRVDFPVIQHAEDTRLSTGGVMNAGVVAFRLGLRGISNRSEWSIVERDIELARQTDGHVHVAHLSTAEAMDAVRRGKRQGIHVTCEVTPHHFTLIDEDVGDYDTRFKMNPPLRSRADRDALIPGLRDGIIDAIATDHAPHAMHEKEVEFERSAFGITGLETALALAITQLYVPGHVSLKRIVELLSTNPARILGCRDRGSLEEGARADLTLFDPRKRWTFEAARSRSKSRNSPFDGWKLTGMAVATIVGGKVVYRVDD, encoded by the coding sequence ATGACACCTGTGGTGCAGATGACGAAACGCGTGGCCAGGAAAACGTCCAGCAGTGAAGGCGCGAACTCGCTGCTGATTCGCGGCGGGCACGTGATCGATCCCGCCTCCGATCTCGACGATCTTGTGGATGTGTTGCTGCGCGACGGCAAGGTAGCCGCCATCAATCCCAGCCGCAACCTGCAGCAGAGCGCGGGCGAGGTTTTCGAGGCGCGTGGGCTTATCGTGGCGCCGGGCTTTATCGATCTGCACGTTCACTTGCGCCAGCCCGGTCAGGACTACAAGGAGACCATTGCCACTGGAACCGCGGCAGCCGCAGCTGGCGGCTTTACCGCGGTCTGCGCTATGCCGAATACCGTTCCAGTAAATGATTCGCCCGAGATCACGAGTTGGATGCAGGAGCCGGGCCGAGACGCGATCGTCACTGTATTCCCGGTCGCTGCTGCTACGGTTGAGAGTAAGGGCGAACGGCTTACCAACTATGCAGCTTTGCGCCAGGCTGGAGCTGTCGCCGTTTCTGACGACGGACACCCGGTATTGGCTGACAACATTATGGAGATGGCTCTGCGGGAAGCCCGCCGAGTGGACTTCCCGGTAATCCAACATGCCGAGGATACCCGTCTTAGCACCGGCGGGGTAATGAATGCCGGAGTAGTAGCGTTTCGCCTGGGCCTGCGGGGCATCTCGAATCGCTCGGAGTGGAGCATCGTCGAGCGCGATATCGAACTTGCCCGCCAGACTGACGGCCATGTGCACGTGGCTCACCTTTCCACGGCAGAAGCGATGGATGCCGTACGTCGCGGCAAGCGCCAGGGCATTCATGTCACCTGCGAGGTCACGCCCCATCATTTCACCCTCATCGACGAGGACGTCGGCGACTACGACACGCGCTTCAAAATGAATCCTCCTCTGCGTTCGCGTGCCGACCGGGATGCGCTCATTCCGGGATTGCGTGACGGCATCATCGATGCCATCGCCACCGACCATGCCCCTCATGCCATGCACGAAAAGGAAGTCGAATTCGAGCGCTCTGCCTTCGGAATCACCGGACTGGAGACGGCACTGGCTTTGGCCATCACTCAGCTCTACGTGCCCGGCCATGTTTCCTTGAAGCGAATTGTGGAACTACTCTCCACAAATCCGGCTCGCATTCTCGGCTGCCGCGATCGCGGCAGCCTGGAAGAAGGCGCCCGAGCCGACCTCACCCTCTTCGACCCGCGGAAGCGTTGGACCTTCGAAGCCGCTCGCTCGCGCTCGAAATCGAGAAACAGTCCCTTCGACGGCTGGAAGCTCACCGGCATGGCGGTAGCCACAATCGTGGGCGGGAAGGTCGTGTACCGGGTCGACGACTGA
- the pyrR gene encoding bifunctional pyr operon transcriptional regulator/uracil phosphoribosyltransferase PyrR → MTPETAIRANLREKAQLMSASEIERTLVRLAHEIIEKNNGTERLVLIGIKRRGIPIAQRIAKLIGRIENKPVPVGTLDISLYRDDLSTVGPKPLVQKSDLGADIVEMNVVLVDDVLYTGRTTRAALDALFDHGRPRRVQLLALIDRGHRELPIEAAFVGRYVQTSDNEIIEVKLNETDNMEKVLLVEKQV, encoded by the coding sequence ATGACCCCCGAGACTGCGATCCGAGCTAATCTGCGCGAAAAAGCCCAGCTGATGTCCGCCTCCGAAATTGAGCGCACGCTTGTGCGGCTGGCCCACGAAATCATCGAAAAGAACAATGGCACCGAACGGCTTGTCCTGATCGGCATCAAGCGCCGCGGCATACCTATCGCCCAGCGCATCGCTAAGCTGATCGGCCGCATCGAGAACAAGCCAGTTCCGGTCGGAACTCTGGATATTTCCCTTTATCGCGATGACCTTTCCACCGTGGGCCCTAAGCCACTGGTACAGAAGAGTGACCTCGGAGCCGATATCGTGGAGATGAACGTAGTCCTCGTCGACGACGTCCTCTACACCGGGCGAACCACGCGGGCGGCACTGGATGCTTTGTTCGACCACGGACGCCCGCGTCGTGTACAGCTGCTCGCGCTCATCGATCGCGGTCACCGCGAGCTGCCTATTGAAGCTGCATTCGTGGGCCGATACGTACAAACGTCCGATAACGAAATTATCGAAGTCAAGCTGAATGAGACTGACAATATGGAAAAAGTCTTGCTCGTGGAGAAGCAAGTCTGA
- a CDS encoding DinB family protein, producing the protein MSEVKRIADQMQRAFEREAWHGPSLLELLGDVDAPTAAAHPVNEVHSIWEIVYHLTAWKRAIPVRMRGEAIELRGEQDWPPVEDVGESAWQATLDNLKTAHRGLHEATLALPEARLSDPVPNRPHNIWFMLHGMVQHDLYHAGQIALLKKASSLERW; encoded by the coding sequence ATGAGCGAAGTAAAGCGAATTGCCGATCAGATGCAGCGTGCCTTCGAGCGCGAGGCCTGGCATGGTCCGTCGCTCCTGGAGTTGCTCGGGGATGTGGATGCACCTACCGCGGCAGCTCATCCGGTGAATGAGGTCCACAGCATCTGGGAGATCGTTTATCACCTGACCGCCTGGAAGCGTGCCATCCCGGTTCGCATGCGGGGGGAGGCTATCGAACTGCGAGGCGAGCAGGATTGGCCTCCGGTGGAAGACGTCGGCGAATCGGCGTGGCAGGCGACGTTGGACAATCTGAAGACCGCCCATCGCGGGCTACATGAGGCAACCTTAGCTCTACCGGAGGCACGTTTGAGTGATCCAGTGCCGAACCGTCCTCACAACATCTGGTTTATGTTGCACGGCATGGTCCAGCACGATCTCTATCACGCCGGACAGATCGCACTTTTGAAGAAGGCCAGCTCTCTGGAGCGCTGGTAA